Proteins encoded by one window of Microbulbifer salipaludis:
- the mreC gene encoding rod shape-determining protein MreC: MLGTLATALILINLYTDWLDPVRERLSSLSAPFYWITGTPSRVGGWAGEQLRTREELLEENSRLKHQVMLLEQQTQLLASVRAENTQLKELMNSAESVDQRVLVAQVIGVSPDPLEHVLIIDKGRSDGLEQGSAIMDASGLLGQVIEAGDISSRVLLITDANHALPVQVLRNSVRAVAEGTGDLYRLKLRHLANTSDIREGDLLLSSGLGGRFPAGYPVGEVIGVKRDPGRAFAEVDVQPRGRMNRSRFVLAVIHDEQNGVSGLEQQLGDGLVPRD; this comes from the coding sequence GTGCTGGGCACGCTGGCGACCGCACTGATCCTGATCAACCTCTATACCGACTGGCTGGATCCAGTACGCGAGCGCCTGTCCAGTCTTTCCGCCCCCTTTTACTGGATTACCGGCACCCCCTCCCGTGTCGGTGGTTGGGCGGGCGAGCAGCTGCGCACCCGCGAAGAGCTGCTGGAAGAAAACAGCCGCCTCAAGCATCAGGTGATGCTGCTGGAGCAGCAGACCCAGTTGCTGGCTTCGGTGCGTGCGGAGAATACCCAGCTCAAAGAACTCATGAACTCGGCCGAGAGTGTGGATCAGCGCGTGCTGGTGGCACAGGTGATCGGCGTGTCTCCGGATCCGCTGGAGCATGTGCTGATCATCGACAAGGGGCGCAGCGATGGCCTGGAGCAGGGGTCGGCGATCATGGATGCCAGTGGCCTGCTGGGCCAGGTCATCGAAGCCGGGGATATTTCGAGCCGGGTGCTACTGATTACCGATGCCAATCACGCGCTCCCCGTACAGGTGCTGCGCAACAGCGTGCGCGCGGTGGCCGAGGGGACCGGTGATCTCTACCGCCTGAAGCTGCGCCACTTGGCCAACACCAGCGATATCCGCGAAGGGGACCTGCTACTCAGTTCCGGTCTCGGTGGTCGTTTCCCCGCCGGTTATCCGGTGGGGGAGGTCATTGGGGTCAAGCGTGACCCTGGCCGCGCCTTTGCCGAAGTGGATGTGCAGCCGCGGGGGCGCATGAACCGCAGCCGTTTTGTGCTGGCGGTGATTCACGATGAGCAAAATGGCGTCAGCGGCCTGGAACAGCAGCTTGGCGATGGTTTGGTGCCTCGGGACTGA
- a CDS encoding rod shape-determining protein produces MFKRLRGMFSSDLSIDLGTANTLIYVRDRGVVLDEPSVVAIRHYNGTKIVEAVGVEAKRMLGRTPGNITAIRPLKDGVIADFQVTEKMLQHFIKKVHENSWMRPSPRVLVCVPCQSTEVERRAIRESALGAGAREVWLIEEPMAAAIGAGLKVEEASGSMVVDIGGGTTEIAIISLNGVVYSDSVRIGGDRFDEAIVNYVRRNYGSVIGDATAERIKEEIGCAYAGSEVREIDVRGRNLAEGVPRSFTLNSDEILEALQEPLTGIVQAVKSALEQSPPELASDIAERGLVLTGGGALLRDLDRLLMEESGLPVIVADDPLTCVARGGGQALDMMDKSRLYLVSN; encoded by the coding sequence ATGTTTAAACGTTTGCGGGGCATGTTCTCCAGTGATCTCTCCATCGACCTGGGTACTGCGAATACGCTGATCTACGTGCGCGATCGCGGCGTCGTTCTCGATGAACCCTCCGTTGTGGCCATCCGCCACTACAACGGCACCAAGATCGTGGAAGCGGTGGGTGTTGAGGCGAAGCGCATGCTGGGCCGTACCCCGGGGAATATCACGGCTATCCGCCCGCTGAAAGACGGGGTGATTGCAGACTTCCAGGTCACCGAGAAGATGCTGCAGCACTTTATCAAGAAGGTGCATGAAAACAGCTGGATGCGCCCGAGCCCTCGGGTTCTGGTGTGTGTCCCTTGCCAGTCCACCGAGGTGGAGCGCCGTGCGATTCGCGAATCCGCCCTCGGTGCCGGTGCCCGCGAAGTGTGGCTGATCGAAGAACCCATGGCTGCTGCTATCGGCGCCGGCCTCAAGGTAGAAGAAGCCAGTGGTTCCATGGTGGTGGATATTGGTGGCGGCACCACCGAGATTGCCATCATCTCCCTGAATGGCGTGGTCTATTCCGACTCCGTGCGTATCGGTGGCGACCGCTTCGATGAGGCCATCGTCAACTATGTGCGTCGCAACTACGGCAGTGTGATCGGCGACGCCACCGCCGAGCGCATCAAGGAAGAGATCGGCTGTGCCTACGCGGGCAGCGAAGTGCGCGAGATCGACGTGCGTGGCCGCAACCTGGCCGAAGGGGTGCCGCGCAGCTTTACCCTGAACAGCGACGAGATTCTGGAAGCACTGCAGGAGCCGCTTACCGGTATCGTGCAGGCGGTGAAGAGTGCGCTGGAACAGTCGCCGCCCGAACTGGCGTCCGACATCGCCGAACGTGGCCTGGTGCTGACCGGCGGTGGCGCGCTGCTGCGCGACCTCGACCGCCTGCTGATGGAAGAGTCTGGCCTGCCGGTGATCGTGGCCGACGACCCCCTGACCTGTGTTGCCCGCGGTGGCGGCCAGGCGCTGGATATGATGGACAAGAGCCGTCTGTACCTGGTCTCCAACTGA
- the gatC gene encoding Asp-tRNA(Asn)/Glu-tRNA(Gln) amidotransferase subunit GatC, whose amino-acid sequence MAVDAQTVEKLAELARIAISEETIDEVSSRLGDVLQLVDQLQAVNTDGVEPMAHPLEEVQVLRKDEVTEPNRREEFLALAPQTEAGLFLVPKVID is encoded by the coding sequence ATGGCCGTGGACGCGCAAACCGTTGAAAAGCTGGCCGAACTGGCCCGCATCGCCATTTCCGAAGAAACCATAGACGAAGTCAGCAGCCGTTTGGGCGACGTACTGCAACTGGTCGACCAGCTGCAGGCCGTCAACACCGACGGCGTCGAGCCTATGGCCCACCCCCTCGAGGAGGTGCAGGTGCTGCGCAAAGACGAAGTCACCGAGCCCAACCGCCGCGAAGAATTCCTCGCCCTGGCGCCACAAACGGAAGCGGGCCTGTTTCTGGTACCCAAGGTCATCGACTGA